Proteins from a genomic interval of Trifolium pratense cultivar HEN17-A07 linkage group LG6, ARS_RC_1.1, whole genome shotgun sequence:
- the LOC123888294 gene encoding uncharacterized protein LOC123888294, with protein MAGVLAFRSLAPKTKNFIVAGGLTTFVFGAYFYTMRAVGGTDELQVAIDKFEADKSSIKEGEASIPSKV; from the coding sequence ATGGCTGGAGTATTAGCATTTAGGAGCCTAGCTCCCAAGACAAAGAATTTCATAGTTGCCGGGGGTTTGACAACTTTTGTCTTTGGGGCATACTTCTACACGATGAGAGCTGTCGGAGGTACCGATGAACTACAGGTAGCAATAGATAAGTTTGAAGCAGACAAGAGCAGCATTAAAGAGGGTGAAGCAAGCATTCCATCAAAAGTCTAA